Proteins encoded in a region of the Corallococcus soli genome:
- a CDS encoding MBL fold metallo-hydrolase — MLERPMYLKPDVAIEPLFNQWYVWWYLLSPATAPLFVTRLHLKLMQSFVANPDVHVAALQNPALMGGPFINHPVSRVGDVKALLDRTMKDHADFLAYAKALADLEQLLASSKGESLEPLYAKVPDMLRGYVELTYDLAHRANARIMEPLLYRSGLYKESSQSVSLMRVTGDARKYVFSTPRLEGDTPLWLQVPFRHEGLDALFRMRHTPGSPGQVAEMLGVPTSAADAFADLFTDAAPRKPEPYTGPGVRVRYFGHACVLMETREVSVLTDPVISYEFPTEHARFTHADLPEKIDYVLITHGHADHLMMETLIQLRHRIGTIVVPRSNAFSLADPSLRLMLEKTGFRNVVEIDDLQEIRIPGGSLMGIPFIGEHSDLSVQAKTAHLVRLGGRAMLMAADSNALEPRMYEHLQELVGPLDALYLGMECEGGPMSWMYGPLLSNPLPRKMDQSRRLNGSDSARATEILNHLKPRESFVYAMGQEPWLRHVMVLQYDETAPQMIESNKFLEVCRGRNIPAERPYLRMERILE, encoded by the coding sequence ATGCTCGAGCGCCCCATGTACCTGAAGCCCGATGTCGCCATCGAGCCACTGTTCAACCAGTGGTACGTCTGGTGGTACCTGCTGTCGCCCGCGACGGCGCCGCTGTTCGTCACGCGGCTGCACCTGAAGCTGATGCAGTCGTTCGTCGCGAACCCGGACGTGCACGTCGCCGCGCTGCAGAACCCGGCGCTGATGGGCGGGCCCTTCATCAACCACCCCGTGTCGCGCGTGGGGGACGTGAAGGCGCTGCTGGACCGCACCATGAAGGACCACGCGGACTTCCTGGCCTACGCCAAGGCGCTGGCGGACCTGGAGCAGCTGCTGGCCAGCTCCAAGGGTGAGTCGCTGGAGCCGCTCTACGCGAAGGTGCCGGACATGCTCCGGGGCTACGTGGAGCTCACGTACGACCTGGCCCACCGGGCCAACGCCCGCATCATGGAGCCCCTGCTCTACCGCAGCGGCCTCTACAAGGAGTCGTCGCAGAGCGTGTCGCTGATGCGCGTCACGGGCGACGCGCGCAAGTACGTCTTCAGCACGCCCCGGCTCGAAGGGGACACGCCGCTGTGGCTCCAGGTGCCCTTCCGGCACGAGGGCCTGGACGCCCTCTTCCGCATGCGCCACACGCCGGGCAGCCCCGGGCAGGTGGCGGAGATGCTGGGCGTGCCGACCTCCGCGGCGGACGCGTTCGCGGACCTCTTCACGGACGCCGCCCCGCGCAAGCCGGAGCCGTACACGGGCCCCGGCGTGCGCGTGCGCTACTTCGGCCACGCGTGCGTGCTGATGGAGACGCGCGAGGTGTCCGTCCTCACCGACCCCGTCATCAGCTACGAGTTCCCCACCGAGCACGCGCGCTTCACCCACGCGGACCTGCCGGAGAAGATCGACTACGTCCTCATCACCCACGGCCACGCCGACCACCTGATGATGGAGACGCTCATCCAGCTGCGTCACCGCATCGGCACCATCGTCGTGCCGCGCTCCAACGCGTTCTCGCTGGCGGACCCGTCGCTGCGCCTGATGCTGGAGAAGACGGGCTTCCGCAACGTCGTTGAAATCGACGACCTGCAGGAGATCCGCATCCCCGGTGGGTCGCTGATGGGCATCCCCTTCATCGGCGAGCACAGCGACCTGTCCGTGCAGGCGAAGACGGCGCACCTGGTGCGCCTGGGTGGCCGCGCGATGCTGATGGCCGCGGACTCCAACGCGCTGGAGCCCCGGATGTACGAGCACCTCCAGGAGCTGGTGGGCCCGCTGGACGCGCTCTACCTGGGCATGGAGTGCGAGGGCGGCCCGATGAGCTGGATGTACGGCCCGCTGCTCAGCAACCCCCTGCCGCGCAAGATGGACCAGTCGCGCCGGCTCAACGGCTCCGACTCCGCGCGCGCCACGGAGATCCTCAACCACCTGAAGCCGCGCGAGTCCTTCGTCTACGCCATGGGCCAGGAGCCCTGGCTGCGCCACGTCATGGTGCTCCAGTACGACGAGACGGCGCCGCAGATGATCGAATCGAACAAGTTCCTGGAGGTCTGCCGGGGCCGCAACATCCCCGCCGAGCGCCCGTACCTGCGCATGGAGCGGATCCTCGAATAG
- a CDS encoding S53 family peptidase codes for MARIPPAQRERVSSFPVPVRPARLPGRVEVTLVLRPGVPLPTVEELCAAPPRPPLTHEAFEAKYGTAKKDLSAVERFAKAHRLRILSVQRDRGLVRLEGPAAAIRKAFGVGLKRFTQGKRSFLFHSKPVTLPRALRDVVEGVLGLDTRPRVTHSSASLPVPAESAKQLGLRSYPAGQVASLYRYPSTQGAGQCVGIIELTGGYKPEDLEAYLSWMGVEREPPVNVGPNKPGLSVSSNAEVTMDVELVSAVCPQARVVVYNAGSKDYSLSDYHRVFAMAISDRTNRPSVLTTSWSFYEGTLIQQDEEAAFERLFKEAALLGITVCAASGDLGSQVPVEGGSPTGAITLAAPSYPAASALVLGCGGTTLEAEGDRIVAESVWNRLGEAMTMGSFGPTVSAGASSGGVSMMNALPPYQEGMPVPVQVTTAWKDGVFQRTTRTPGRGVPDVAANGDLHTGYQIVFKGQRGVAAGTSAAAPMWAALITRLNEALGERVGFLNPRLYALVRAGEPVVRPITRGGNGAFFASERQVWNACTGLGSPDGEGLLAGLRKLQAREA; via the coding sequence ATGGCCCGCATCCCCCCGGCGCAGCGCGAGCGCGTGTCTTCCTTCCCCGTTCCCGTCCGCCCCGCGCGCCTGCCTGGCCGCGTGGAGGTCACCCTGGTGCTGCGCCCCGGCGTGCCCCTGCCCACGGTGGAGGAGCTGTGCGCGGCGCCCCCGCGCCCTCCGCTCACCCACGAGGCCTTCGAGGCGAAGTACGGCACGGCGAAGAAGGACCTGTCGGCGGTGGAGCGCTTCGCGAAGGCGCACCGCCTGCGCATCCTCTCCGTGCAGCGCGACCGGGGGCTCGTGCGGCTGGAAGGCCCGGCCGCGGCGATCCGCAAGGCCTTCGGCGTGGGCCTCAAGCGCTTCACCCAGGGCAAGCGGTCCTTCCTCTTCCACAGCAAGCCCGTCACGCTGCCGCGCGCCCTGCGCGACGTCGTGGAGGGGGTGCTCGGCCTGGACACCCGCCCGCGCGTCACCCACAGCTCGGCGTCGCTGCCCGTGCCCGCGGAGTCGGCGAAGCAGCTCGGGCTGCGCTCGTATCCGGCCGGGCAGGTGGCGAGCCTCTACCGCTACCCCTCCACGCAGGGGGCGGGGCAGTGCGTGGGCATCATCGAGCTGACGGGCGGCTACAAGCCGGAGGACCTGGAGGCGTACCTGTCCTGGATGGGCGTGGAGCGCGAGCCGCCGGTGAACGTGGGCCCCAACAAGCCGGGCCTCAGCGTCTCCTCCAACGCGGAGGTCACGATGGACGTGGAACTGGTGTCCGCCGTGTGCCCGCAGGCGCGCGTCGTCGTCTACAACGCGGGCTCCAAGGACTACTCGCTGAGCGACTACCACCGCGTCTTCGCCATGGCGATCAGCGACCGGACGAACCGGCCGTCGGTGCTGACCACCAGCTGGTCCTTCTACGAAGGCACCCTCATCCAGCAGGACGAGGAGGCCGCCTTCGAGCGGCTCTTCAAGGAGGCGGCGCTCCTGGGCATCACGGTGTGCGCGGCCTCCGGAGACCTGGGCTCGCAGGTGCCCGTGGAGGGCGGCTCGCCCACGGGGGCCATCACGCTGGCGGCGCCCAGCTACCCGGCCGCGAGCGCGCTGGTGCTGGGCTGCGGCGGCACGACGCTGGAAGCCGAAGGCGACCGCATCGTCGCGGAGTCGGTGTGGAACCGCCTGGGCGAGGCCATGACCATGGGCTCCTTCGGCCCGACGGTGTCGGCGGGCGCGAGCAGCGGCGGCGTCAGCATGATGAACGCGCTGCCCCCGTACCAGGAGGGCATGCCCGTGCCCGTGCAGGTGACGACGGCCTGGAAGGACGGCGTGTTCCAGCGCACGACGCGCACGCCCGGGCGGGGCGTTCCCGACGTCGCGGCCAACGGCGACCTGCACACCGGCTATCAAATCGTCTTCAAGGGCCAGCGGGGCGTGGCCGCGGGCACCAGCGCCGCGGCGCCCATGTGGGCCGCGCTCATCACCCGCCTCAACGAGGCCCTGGGCGAGCGCGTGGGCTTCCTCAACCCCCGGCTGTATGCGCTGGTCCGCGCGGGCGAGCCCGTCGTCCGCCCCATCACCCGGGGCGGCAACGGCGCGTTCTTCGCCAGCGAGCGGCAGGTTTGGAACGCCTGCACCGGCCTGGGCTCACCGGACGGTGAGGGCCTGCTCGCGGGCCTGCGCAAGCTCCAGGCCCGCGAGGCCTGA